Part of the Desulfovibrio desulfuricans genome, ACGTCATATCCATGCGGCAATTAGCCGCTATTGCACAATATCGGTCATGGATGGGGGCAGGGTGATTTCCGTCATGTTGAGGTAGAAGGGCAGCATGATGGCAACTGCCAGCACCAGCGCGGCCAGCAGGGTGATCTTGTGGCGCATGGGGGTGGCGCTGCGGGCCACGAATGTCCAGAGCAGGGCCGGAACAAGCCAGAGCAGCAGCTCTGCGCTTTCCATAATGGCGTCAGTGGCGGTAAACGTGTCGTTTTGCCAGGCGTTCTGCACGTCAAACACCGAGGATGCCAGCAAAATAACCCAGAAAACAGCCCAGGCGTTGCGCGCCCATGTGGCGCACCAGGGGAGCATGGTATTGTAGTGGTCGCGGCCAAAGTCGTCATATTTGCGGCGCAGCACAAGCCAGAAAGCGCCCATGCCGCCAGCCACGGCCAGCATCAGGGGCAACGACCAGAAAAGGGCGCACCAGAAGGGGGTTCCAAAACCGGGAACATAAATGTGCCCAAGGGTCAGCAAGTCCGCATCGGGGCGGGCCAGTGCCATGAGCAGGCGGGCCGCAGCCAGGGACGCCACGGTGGCGATGATGCCCTGAATGCCGCTGACCACGCCCATGCCCACATGCAGCATGGGCAGCTTGAGCAAGAATTTCCACAAGGCAAAATACATGCTGTTGATAAGTACGGCCAGCCCGAGCATGATCCAGCTCATTTCAACCATGAAGTCGGAGATGGAGTCGGGCGTATAGGAGCTTTGCGTAAAGAAGAGCCAGACCCTGCCGCAGATGAGCAGCGCCCAGCCAAGCAGCAATGAGAGCAAGGCCAGCTGGCGCGCGCATTTTTCATAGGAGGCGCGCTTGCGCGTAACCGCCAGCGCCCGTGCGGTGGCAGACATGAAACCCAGGCCCGCAAAGGCCAGCAGGGCCGCGAGCGGTAGGGCTATGCTCAGGGCGTCAAGGCCCATGCGCGCCATGGGAAAGGACTGTCCAAGATGCCGCAACGCGTCCATCCAAGTTGTCAGGGCCGCTGCCATTTCCTGGAAAAAATTCATCTGGCTTCGCCTCCGGTCTGGCTTGATGCCGGATAGGAACTGTTCATGCGGATTATTGCCGCCTTTTGCCTGCCGTGTTTCGGGTGAGCCACCTGTGCACGTGCGAATGAAGGCAAAATCCCGTTTGCAGCCGGGCGCAGGGCACACCAAAAGCTGCGGAACAGACTTTTTGATGCTGCGATGCTCCGGTTGTCCGTATCTGTTATGTAGTACGAGCGTGAGCAAGCCTGTTCTTGCCTGAAAAACGCTGCCGCTGCAAGAGTTCTTGAAATATGGCCGGGGTTGAGGCACAAGAAAGGTTGGCAGGTTGATGGGCTTGTGCGTTTGCAGTTCTGGCGGCTTTAGCAGCCGGGCAAGCGACAAGACCGGGCCGAAATTTTTTTGATGGGCGTCTGTTGCGGGCTTTTGATGCATTGAGCGATATTTCAACGCAAGAATGCTCTTGTGCTGGAGACCGGGATGAAAACACTGATTGTTGTGCCGTTGGCCTGCGTTGCGCTGGTTGCTGGCTGCGCTTCTTCTGACAAAATGCGTCAGGTGGAATCGACCAGCGAAACCAACCAGAAGCTGCTGCGCGAGACCGACCAGCGATTGCGTACGCTGGAGCAAAGCGTAAATACGCTTGATACCCAGGTTGCCCAGCTCAATAACAGGGTTTACGAAGTGCGCACCCGTGGCGGACAAAAAACCGGCATGACCGTGGTGCCCATTATTCCGCCGCAGCCTCACAAGAGCGTTGTGGTTACGCCTGCCCAGCCGGAAAGCGCCCAGCTTACCGCACACGGCCCGGTTGCGCCCAGCAGCTCCGAGCGCCCCCCAGTTAATCCCGCTCAGCCCGCAGCCAGTGCTGTTCCAGCAAACTCCACAGCGCCCAACGCCCGTACTGTTGATCCCGCCGCCACAATCAGGCCCATTCCCGCTGCCGCCCCGCGTGAGACCGCCAGGGCCGAAGCCGAGGCGATGCCCAAAACTTCTGCGGAAAAGATCCCTGCAGCAAAGACCGCTGCACAGCAAAGCTCCGCAGAAAAGCCGCAAGCTGCCGCCAAGGGCGCGGCGGGGGCTGCTTCGGCCGGATCTGCTGCATCTTTCGCTCTGCCGCCCGAGTCGGCTTTGCCCCCTGCGGCTTCTGCCGCAAGCGGAAAGGGGGCGGTTCAGCCCATGCTGCCGCCTGTTGCCGCAGCCGGGGGCAATCCTGATGTCCCCGTGCCTTCTGTGCCGGTCTCTGATCTTGCGCTGCCGCCCGAACATCCTGGGCTGGGCCTGCCGCCCCTGCCTGGGGATGCCGCCGCCAAAAACGGCGCAAAGGGCAAGGCTGCCAAAGCCGCTGCCTCACCTGCTCCTGCTTCGGCCCCTGCTTCGGCGGCAAGCGCTGCCGCCACGCCTGCTGTCTCGGCGCAAGCCCAGCCCGCAGCCTTGCCCAAGAGCGGCAAGGGCGAGGAAGCCGCATACAAGGCTGCCTTGCAGCCTGCCATGTCTGGCCGGGCCGCAGACAGTATTGGCCGTTTTCAGACCTTTTTGCAGGAATACCCGCAGGGCCGCTTTGCCGCCAATGCGGAATACTGGATTGGCGAGGGCTACTACGCCCAGGGCAAGTACAAGGATGCGCTGGCGCAGTTTGAAAAGGTCAACAGCCAGTGGCCTCGCCATCACAAGAATGCCGATGCCCTGCTGAAAACCGGCATGACCTTGAGCCGTATGGGCGACAAGGAAGGCGCCGCGCAGGCGTACAAAAAACTGCTGTCGCAGTTTCCCAACTCTGAAGCGGCGGGGCTTGCCCGGTCGCGTGGTCTGGCCCGGTAAAATGGGCTGCACAGCGGCGCTGGGCCATACAGCGGTGGCGGCATGAGCCAGCCATGTAAAACTCTGGCTGTAATGGACGAGGCCGCCCGCAAGGAATACTGGGCAAGCCTTGCCCTGCGGCACTGCCGTGGGCTGGGTGCGCGTTCTGCCGCACGCCTTGCGCGGCACTTTGGCTCGGCCTACGCCGCCGTGCAGGCGCGCGAACTCTGGCATGAGGCGGGCGTCAACAAGGGGCAGGCCGCCGAACTGGCTACGGGGTCGTGGCGTGTCACTGCCAGAGAAGAATGGGATCGCGCCCGCGATCTTGCCGCATCCATAGTCCTGTGGACAGACCCTGAATATCCCGTGCTGCTGCGCCCGGTTATTGATGCGCCCCTGCTGCTCTATTGCCGGGGTGATCTTTCCCTGCTGCAATCGCCGGGTTTTGCGGTGGTTGGCTCGCGCAAGGCCACCAAACATGGCAGGTCTGTGGCCGAATACATGGCGCGCTGCCTTTCGGCCTGCGGCATTGCCATTGTTTCCGGCATGGCGCTGGGCATAGACAGGGTTGCCCATGAGGCCGCGCTTGAGCGCGTTGGCCGCAGCATCGGCGTGTTGGGAACGGGCATTGATATGCTCTATCCCATTGGCAACATGACTGTTTTTGATGAAATGGAGCGCCGGGGTCTGCTGATCTCTGAATTCGCGCCCGGCACTCTGCCGCATGCGGGCAATTTCCCCATCCGCAACCGCATTATCAGCGGGCTGTCGCTGGGAGTGCTGGTGGTGGAGGCCGCCCAGCGGTCGGGCAGTCTTATCACGGCGCGGCTGGCTCTGGAGCAAAACCGCGAAGTGTACGCCGTGCCGGGGCCTGCGCTGGATGCCCATTGCCTTGGCTGTCAGGATTTGGTGCGTCAGGGCGCGCATGCCGTATTCAGCGCCGAGGACGTGTTGCGCGATCTGGCGGAGCAGTTGCGGCCCTTTGGCATCAGCGAGGGCAGTGTTCCCGGTGAAGAGGAAGGACTGCTGGAGGATGTGCCTGTGCCGCAATCATCCAAGGCGGCAGGCACGTCCAGAGCGTCAGCACCCAGCGCAGCAGGCCGGGGCACCGCAGACAAGGGCGCGGCGGCTGGCAAACCCGGCAAGGCCGATGAGCAGGATGCCCCAACCGGGGAGCATGCCAGCGAAAATGCACCTATTATAGATGATGCCAGCAGCAATGCATGCACAGTGCAGCCCCTTAACGAGGGCGAGCGCGCCGCTGCGGAAAACGCCGCTGCCGCCGATGGCAACGCTGATCTGCTTGCGTATCTGCGTCAGCATGGCCCCACCCATGCCGATGTTCTGGCTGATGCCGCAGGGCTGAGCGCTGCGGCGGCCAATGCCGCTCTTGTGGGGCTTGAGATGCTGGGCAAGGTGCGGCGTTTGCCCGGCGCGCGCTATGAGGTGACGGCATGAGCAGGGCACAGGGCGGGCAAAAAGGCCCGGTCGGCGCGACCACCAGCCAAAAAGCCGGGGGCGGTGCTGCTGCGGCCAAAACAACAGCGCGCAAAAAAACTGCGGGCAAGCAAACGCAAGGCTCGTTGACCGAGGCAGCCACGCCAAACACGCAGGAACAGGCCGCTGGCGGGCAACGCAAACCCGGCCCCGACCGGGCAAAGCTCTTTGTTGATGCCTTTCTGGCCTGGATGGAAGTGCAGAAGGGCGCTTCGCCCGCCACGCTCAAAGCCTACGGCAGCGACCTTGCGCAACTCATCGAATTTCTGCGCGGGCAGGATGCTGACCTTGGAAGGCCCGAATCCGTCACCCGGCGGCACGTGCAGGCCTATCTGGCCTGGCTGTTCCGTCAGGGCGAGGCCAAAAGCTCCATGGCCAGAAAACTGGCGGCTGTGCGTTCATTCTTCCGTTTTCAACAGCGCAATGGTGTGGTAACAGAAAATGTGGCCGCGCAGGTGCGTAATCCCCGGCAGGAAAAACGCCACCCTCGCGCCCTGAATGTGGACGAAACCTTTGCCTTGCTGGATGCGGAGCATGGGCCGGCCGGGACAGAGAGCGCCGAATCCGCGCGCCTGCTGTGCCGCGACCTTGCCCTTGCGGAACTGCTCTACGGTTCTGGCCTGCGCATTTCAGAGGCGCTTGGCCTCAATATTGATGATGTGCAGCTTTCATCGCGCGTGCTGCGCGTTATGGGCAAGGGCTCGCGTGAGCGGCTTGCGCCGCTTTCCGACACGTCGTGCGAGAGCCTCAGGGCATGGCTTGACGAGCGCCCGCTTCTGGCCCTGCCGGAAGAGCAGGCCCTGTTTGTGGGTTCGCGTGGTTCGCGCCTGAACCGCAGGGAGGCCGCGCGCATTGTGGAGCGCCTGTGCCGCCGGGCCGGGCTGGATTTTACAGTGTCGCCGCACAGCCTGCGCCATTCGTTTGCCACGCACCTGCTTTCGGCAGGGGCCGACCTGCGCAGCGTGCAGGAGCTGCTGGGACACCGCAGATTGACCACCACCCAGCGCTACACGCAGGTAAGCCTTGAGCATTTGATGGAAGCCTATGACAAGGCCCATCCCAAGGCGACGAAAAAATAAAAAAATCACTAAGTTAAAAATATCGTTTATTTTCAGATAGATGTGTTTTGTGGGGTAGGGTGTCCACTAATCTGTTTCGGGTTTTTTTGTGCGAAGACCTTGGCATGGACAGGACTTTGTGCTAAAGAGAACAAAGCGGTCGCACTGAACCGCATACCCGAACAATACCGGAAGGAGAGACTGTCATGTCCGCATTAGTTATTGGTCACATGAATCCTGATACCGACAGCATCATTTCTGCCATTGCCGCCGCCGACCTGTACAGCAAGCGCGGTCTGGACGTTACCCCTGCCGCTCAGGGCGCGCCCACTCCTGAAACCGAATTCGTGCTCAAGAAGTTCGGTCTCACCGCTCCCCAGGTTGTTGCCGACGTGGCTGGCAAGAATCTGTATCTGGTGGACTATTCCGATCTGGCTCAGGCCCCCAAGGGAATGGATTCTGCCTGTGTGCTCGGTATCGCTGATCACCACAAGCTTGGTGATGTGACCACCTCCGCGCCCCTGGAAGCCTGGATCTGGCCCGTGGGCTGCACCTGCACCGTGCTGAAGAACATGTTTGACTTCTACGGCGTGGAAATTTCCAAGGGCATCGCTGGCGGCATGCTGTGCGCCATCCTCTCCGATACCGTTATCTTCAAGTCCCCCACCTGCACCCCCGCCGACAAGAAGGCCGTTGAAGAACTGGCCAAGATCGCGGGCGTGAGCGACGTTATGGCTCTGGGCATGGAAATGTTCAAGGTCAAGAGCGCCGTTGAAGGCACCTCCATGAAGGATCTGGTCTTCCGTGACTACAAGGACTTCGACATGGGCGGCAAGAAAGTTGGCATCGGCCAGCTCGAAGTGGTCGACCTTTCCATTCTGGAACCCGTCAAGGCTGGCCTTCAGGCCGAAATCGCCCGCGTGAAGGGCGAAGGCCGTCACAGCGTGTTCCTGCTGCTCACCGACATCATGAAGGAAGGCTCTGAAATGCTGATCGTTTCTGACGATCCTTCCGTGGTGGAAAAGGCTTTTGGCGTGAAGGCCGAAGGCAAATCCGTGTGGCTGCCCGGCGTGATGAGCCGCAAAAAGCAGGTCGTGCCCAACTTTGAAAAGGCTTTCAAGTAAGCTCTAGCTTAGCTTGAAATGATTTTGCCCCGCCGGGGCAGGGAAGCAGGTTCTTGCGAACCGAACCCCTGCCTTGGCGGGGTTCTTTTTTGCAGGGCAGCACTTGGCGCTTTTTTGAGCAGCAGTGGCTGCCTTTTGCCCAGGGTGAGGCGGCGTCATAATAGTGCCGCACAGGCGGGCGATTTGTGCGGTTGCGGCTGGATGCCCCAACAGCGGCCCCCATGCGCAGGCAGTTCCGCTTTTGCAGTGCTTTATCCGCGCGCGGGGGCAGGGGCAAGGGTGCGTAAGATGCGGCAAAATCGTGGGGGATGCCTTCGGGGCAGGCCGTTGACCGCAGCGCCTGCATGTTGCCGCGCAATTCAGTTGAGGGCTGGCTCTGCTGGTGCTCGGACGCAAAAAGGCTGCCAGTTCTGTGCGAACCGACAGCCTCTGATTCTTATACTGCAGGGTTGGACGAGTGTGCGGCCTACAGGCTGCGCTCTTCCAGACCTTCGCCGCTCTTTTGTTTGGCCTTGTTGGGCGGGGTAGTGACAGGCTGCAAGCCGGGCACCACGTCATGCACTTCCGTAGGCGGCAAGAGCGGATCGGCGGCATCGCGCTGAATGACCTTGCTGTCGCGCACGTACAGCGTGCAGGAAAGGCCAAAGCACTCGTATACCGCAGCAACAGTGCCCTTGAGCTTTTCCTGATCATTGAGCGGCGGTGGAACCAGCACGTAATAAATGCGGGTGCGCCCGCCCCTCTTGGGTTCCACAAAGCAGGAAACTATCCATTCATCCTGTCCGTCCCCGTTCCAGTCCGCAATGCCGACCATATTGACTTTAAGCTTCTGCGTGGCATGATTGATGCTGAAACCGTTGGGGAAACGCTGCACGCGGCTGTCGGGCAGGATGGTGGCGGAAAATGTTTCGCCAAGATACACATCGTGCGCCGTATCGTTTTGCAGCATAAATGAGGGCGAAAGGCGGGTGAAAAGTATGTCGCCGTAGTCTTTCAAACCCTTGAACGACATGGGGGCCGTGTAGGAGCCGTCCTTGTCCAGCAGGTCACGGGCCTGAAGTTCCTTGGGCATGTTATGCGCCATTTTCATGAATTCGTCTTTTTCCACCACAACTACAGGGCGGGTGGTACCGCAGCCGGCAAGCAGACAGCCCAGGCAAAGCAGGGCGCAGATTCGCGATAAGACCATGATATGTGTCGACTCCCCTGGCGGAGATTTGACGGCAAAAAGCCGCTTCTCCGTGAATGCAGCTTTTGTAAGCGTCTGCGAGCGGCTTGTAAAGAGCATTGCGGGTAGTATGGTACGGTATCTGCATGTTTTTATGATAATGTCATGAAAATGCTCCAACCCCACAGGACACGACATGCCCGAACCAATATATTTGCAAATGCCCGAACCCAGACTGAAAAAGCATGGCCGCATGTTTTTGCGCCTCCTGCCCCTGTGGGTGATAGGCTGTCTGGTTGCCGCCGGGTGGTGGTGGATTGAATCTGGCCGCGTAACAAGCACCTGGGCCATGCTCGATGGCATGGTGTATGCGGTTTCGTCCGAATTCCCCGCCAAGGTCGAATCCGTGGCTGTTCGCGAGGGCGACCGCGTCAAAAAAGGGCAGGTCTTGGCCCGGCTGGACGCCAGAGCTTATGCTGGCCGTGTGGGCGAAGCTGGGCGCGAGGCAGCCGGTCTGCGCGCTATGGCTGGCCCGCCGAGCATTGAAGAAACCGCAGCCCGGCTCAAGCAGGCGCAGGATTCGGAACAGGAGATGGTGCGCCGCATCGCACTGGCGCGGCATGATGAAGATCTCAAACAGAAAGCGCGTGAAGAGCGCGTGGCAGAGCATGTGCGCGCCCAGCTTGCCCTGCGCACCCTTGATAGCCAGGGCGGTGAACGCGCCGTGGGCAGCGCGCGCTACGCAGCCGCCAAGCAGGCGGAAGCTCAGACCCGCCTTGCCAAGGAGCGGGCCATTGTGGAATTTGAACAGGTCAGCCTTGTGCGCGCAGCCATAGATCAGGAACTTGCCCGAGTGCGTGCGGAAGCTCTGCGTTACAAACAGTTGGCCTCAAGCAACCGCTATGCGCCAAAATATGTGGCAGGCGCCTTGGGCGCTGCCATGAATGCCGTGCCGCAAAATGCTGTGGACGGCAATCTCTACGCGCCGCAGGATGGGCGCATTCTGCGCGGCATCGCCATGCCGGGGCAGTCTGTGCAGCGCGGTGAACCCGTGGTCCTGCTGTTGCCCGAGGGCAAGGAAGCGCAAAAATCCTTCTGGCTGTTGGCCTTTTTTACGCAGGATGCCGCCAATGCCCTCAAGCCGGGCCAGAAATGCGCCATAACCCTGAAAAATGACACCAGGCTTGAAGGGCGCGTCTATGACAGGCTCGACCCGCAGCCCCTGCCGCCCAATGCCCTTGCGGATAGCAAGGATGCCAGTGAGACTGCGGCCCGCCCGGAAGTTTACGTGCCTGTGCGCATAACCATCAGTGATGGCGAGGGCAAGCAGTTTGAACCAGGCATGCTGGGGAAGTGCGAGGTTATGACGAGGGTTTTCTGGAATTAGGGGACGTTTGGGGGGCTTGCGGGGCGGGCGGCTAACTGAAATTTCTGAAATTTTCTGCCCTGTGGGCACAGGATTCCGTCCTCTGGCGGAGTTTAGGACGCCTGTGCGGCACGCGATTTCAGCTTACCCACTGAGGTCGATTAAATTTTTTGCTCTTTGGGCACGATATTTCGCCCTCCGGCGAAATTTTGGAAGCCTGCGCGGCGCGCGGCAAGGCGGGGCCGGTTATGGGGCTTCGCCCCCTTCGCGGCCCCCCTTGCATCCCCCCCCGAAGCACCCCCAAAGAGGGCTTTCAACTATCTTTATGCTACGAGGGCAACGCGGCTATAGCTGCGGGAGCTTCCTTCCCTCGCTGCGCTCACTCAGGGGATCTCCCTCCGCGCCGCGTTAATGCCAGAGAACGCTTCCGCTTTGAATCAAAAGCTGCTTCAGCCATGATTGAAGATTCTTCTGAAGTGCTGAAAACAGCTCTCTGAATATTTCGTTCAGCCATGATCAAATGGATAAATTGAGAGTCAGAAAAATCCGCCCGCCCCTCCTATCTGTCCGTTGCTATCTTCCCCCTACTTCCCGGTGTACACGGCACCAGACGTGGGGCTTTCCTTAACCACGATTTTTGAAAGCCCCCTGATCTGGGGATCCAGCTTGCCCCAGAGCCAGATGGCGATATTTTCGCTGGTGGGATTTTCAAGCCCTTCAATATCATTCAGATACGTGTGATCCAGCTGGTCAACATACGACTTCGCAGTCGCTTTGATGTCGCCAAAATCAACAACCCAGCCATTGGTTTCAGACACTTCGCCCTGCACATAAACTTCAACAACAAAAGTATGCCCATGCAGATTGCCGCATTTGTGGCCTACCGGTACAGCGGGCAACCGGTGCGCCGCGTCAAACGTCATAGTAACGTAAATATCCATATGTTCTCCTAAGCAATGCCGATAAACTTGTGCGTCTGGAGGCTGAGCTTCCACAGCGGGCGATCCTGACAGATTCTGACAGCATCTTCTGTTGCCTGTGACTGACCTGCATAGTCGCGTGGTTGCAGAAAAAAATGTTTGAAATCCAGTTGCTCAAAATCCTGTACGGAAATGCCCTCTTGAGGCCAGACGAGCTTCAGCTCGCTCCCGGATGTAACAACCAGCTTTGTTCCCGCCTTGGGGCTGACCGTAATCCAGTCCAGGCCTTTGGGCAGGGGGAGCGTCCCGTTGGTTTCTATTCCTGTTTCCACACCGCAGCGGCCCAACTCCTGCAACAATTCTTCTGTAAGTTGCAGGGCAGGCTCCCCACCTGTGAAGACCACGTACGGCCGATAGCCCGGATGCGTATAGCTGGGGAAAAAAGAGCAGATCGCCTGGGCCAGCGTAGCGGCGTTTTTGAATTCTCCGCCCGATTTCTCGGCCCCGAGAAAGTCTGTATCGCAAAATGGGCATTTGGCAAATTTGCGATCTTCTTCCCGCCCTGACCAGAGGTTGCAGCCGGAAAAACGGCAGAAAATCGCGGGGCGGCCCGCGTGGAACCCTTCCCCCTGCAACGTATAAAAGATTTCCTTGACTGCAAAGCTCACTATATTTCTCCAGTTCCACCGCGTAGTTGTCATACGCTGCCTTTTACCTCACAGGCAGGCAGCCGCAATTTTTCTGCGTGAAGCGCGTATTCTTATACCCTCAGAGACATGCTGAGGCAAAATGTGTATTTTATCAAGAATATCAATGGAGTGCTGGAAGCATCCAGGCAAAGGACTTGCAGCTTTTGAAAAGCAAGCGCCGGGATTTTGCGCACCCGTATTCCTGCACGGAAGCATCAAAAACCCGGCGCTGACGCATTCAGCGCGGCAAAACCGTGTTTGCGGCATTACGCCAGACAGAAACGCCAATTCCCGATTGGGGGATGGAGCCAGTTCTGGAGCCAGTTATGGAGCCAATTCTAGAGCCTGTTCAGCTCGCCTGTCCTTCCAGCTCTGCGAGATGATTGCGGGCAAAATCCAGGCTGGCATCAAGCTCCAGCGCGGCGCTCAGATATTCGCGGGCCGGCTCGGCATTGCCCATGAATTTTTCGCATAGGCCGAGGTTGGCGAGGTCCATTGCAGAGCCTTTGTCCACCCGCAGCACAGCCTTAAAGGCTTCTGCCGCCTTGACATAGTCGCCAGTCTTGAAGTGGGCCACGCCAAGCAGATTGCCGTATTCCTTCATGTCCGGGCAGAGCCTGGCAGCGGCTGCCAGCGCGGGCAGGGCCTCCTGCCAGCGGCATTCAAGGGTGTCTGCATAGCCAAGGTAAAAGGAGGCCAGAGCCTGGGAATCCGCATCCGGTTGCAGGGGAACGGCTGCGGCAAAGGCGCTGCGGGCAGTGTTGAAGTCTTCCGCGCGCAGGGCCAGCATGCCTTCAAAAAAAGGCAGAAAATGCGCGCCGGGATAGCACGATTCCAGCACCTTCAACCCGTGCAGCACTGTCTCCGCATCGGCTTCCTCCACGAGTTTGCGGCCCACAAAGAGGCCAAGGCTCTGGTTGCGGTCGCGCTCGCGAAAATGCAGGCCCGGCACAATGCTGTAGTGGGTGGGGATGCCAAGGCGAGGATGCGTGGTTTCTACCGCGTAAAGCTCCAGCGGGGCAAGGCCGCGCAGGGCAGTGAGCAGTTCTTCGCGGATATCGGAATTCTCCACGGTGGGCAGGCTGGCAAGGGAGACGGTTGGGCCCTCGATAAGCCAGTTGATCTGCTCAAGGGCCGTGTACTTGGAAAGGCCCGAAGCCTCGTAGCAGGCGCGGGTGCAAAAATCGCCTGCAAGCTGGGCAACTTCCGTAACCGCGCGGATGGCCGCCTTGGCGGGGGAAGCCGCAGTACCGGCGGTGTAGACGATTTCAGAACTGTCGGGAAAGGTTTTGGGATCCCAGGCAACGGCGGCGACCGTGGGCAGGGGCATGCCCTGAGAAAAATCTTTCAGCACAATGCGCACGCCCTCGCGCTCAAAGGCCGCCAGCAGTTCGGCCAGCACCGGGTCAAAGGCGCAGGATGCCGGGTCGATGGTGGGCGTGGTGGGCAGGTTGCGGTCAACGCGGCAGCACACATGGCGCTCGATCAGTTCGCTCAGACCTTGCAGCAGCGATTCTTCACGGCTGTTGCCAGCCGAAGTGCCGTTAAATTCGCCAAGCAGCTTGAACCAGTCCAGCGGCAGCCATACGGTTTTGCCGTCCAGCAGGCGGGTGGCGGGGTAGAACTGCCAGCGCGTGAGGTCAAGCACACGGCGGGCATCCTGCGGCGAAAGGGTGTCGTCCACCGAGCGCAGCATGGCCTCAATGGATAGCAGATCGCTGCCAAAGCGGGCCTCGGCCTCGCTCCATGTGGCGCTGACCATATGGGGGCGTTCTTCCCAAAAGCTGAAAAAGGCAAAACGCTCCATCAGTTCCATAAGGGCCGAAGCTTCGGCCTGTTCGGCGGAGGAACCTTTGCCCATCTGTTTGCGGGTGGGCATGATGCGCCGGGCATCGGCCCCGCACACGCTCAGGAA contains:
- the ybgF gene encoding tol-pal system protein YbgF translates to MKTLIVVPLACVALVAGCASSDKMRQVESTSETNQKLLRETDQRLRTLEQSVNTLDTQVAQLNNRVYEVRTRGGQKTGMTVVPIIPPQPHKSVVVTPAQPESAQLTAHGPVAPSSSERPPVNPAQPAASAVPANSTAPNARTVDPAATIRPIPAAAPRETARAEAEAMPKTSAEKIPAAKTAAQQSSAEKPQAAAKGAAGAASAGSAASFALPPESALPPAASAASGKGAVQPMLPPVAAAGGNPDVPVPSVPVSDLALPPEHPGLGLPPLPGDAAAKNGAKGKAAKAAASPAPASAPASAASAAATPAVSAQAQPAALPKSGKGEEAAYKAALQPAMSGRAADSIGRFQTFLQEYPQGRFAANAEYWIGEGYYAQGKYKDALAQFEKVNSQWPRHHKNADALLKTGMTLSRMGDKEGAAQAYKKLLSQFPNSEAAGLARSRGLAR
- the dprA gene encoding DNA-processing protein DprA, producing the protein MSQPCKTLAVMDEAARKEYWASLALRHCRGLGARSAARLARHFGSAYAAVQARELWHEAGVNKGQAAELATGSWRVTAREEWDRARDLAASIVLWTDPEYPVLLRPVIDAPLLLYCRGDLSLLQSPGFAVVGSRKATKHGRSVAEYMARCLSACGIAIVSGMALGIDRVAHEAALERVGRSIGVLGTGIDMLYPIGNMTVFDEMERRGLLISEFAPGTLPHAGNFPIRNRIISGLSLGVLVVEAAQRSGSLITARLALEQNREVYAVPGPALDAHCLGCQDLVRQGAHAVFSAEDVLRDLAEQLRPFGISEGSVPGEEEGLLEDVPVPQSSKAAGTSRASAPSAAGRGTADKGAAAGKPGKADEQDAPTGEHASENAPIIDDASSNACTVQPLNEGERAAAENAAAADGNADLLAYLRQHGPTHADVLADAAGLSAAAANAALVGLEMLGKVRRLPGARYEVTA
- a CDS encoding tyrosine recombinase XerC, whose amino-acid sequence is MSRAQGGQKGPVGATTSQKAGGGAAAAKTTARKKTAGKQTQGSLTEAATPNTQEQAAGGQRKPGPDRAKLFVDAFLAWMEVQKGASPATLKAYGSDLAQLIEFLRGQDADLGRPESVTRRHVQAYLAWLFRQGEAKSSMARKLAAVRSFFRFQQRNGVVTENVAAQVRNPRQEKRHPRALNVDETFALLDAEHGPAGTESAESARLLCRDLALAELLYGSGLRISEALGLNIDDVQLSSRVLRVMGKGSRERLAPLSDTSCESLRAWLDERPLLALPEEQALFVGSRGSRLNRREAARIVERLCRRAGLDFTVSPHSLRHSFATHLLSAGADLRSVQELLGHRRLTTTQRYTQVSLEHLMEAYDKAHPKATKK
- a CDS encoding manganese-dependent inorganic pyrophosphatase, coding for MSALVIGHMNPDTDSIISAIAAADLYSKRGLDVTPAAQGAPTPETEFVLKKFGLTAPQVVADVAGKNLYLVDYSDLAQAPKGMDSACVLGIADHHKLGDVTTSAPLEAWIWPVGCTCTVLKNMFDFYGVEISKGIAGGMLCAILSDTVIFKSPTCTPADKKAVEELAKIAGVSDVMALGMEMFKVKSAVEGTSMKDLVFRDYKDFDMGGKKVGIGQLEVVDLSILEPVKAGLQAEIARVKGEGRHSVFLLLTDIMKEGSEMLIVSDDPSVVEKAFGVKAEGKSVWLPGVMSRKKQVVPNFEKAFK
- a CDS encoding HlyD family secretion protein: MPEPIYLQMPEPRLKKHGRMFLRLLPLWVIGCLVAAGWWWIESGRVTSTWAMLDGMVYAVSSEFPAKVESVAVREGDRVKKGQVLARLDARAYAGRVGEAGREAAGLRAMAGPPSIEETAARLKQAQDSEQEMVRRIALARHDEDLKQKAREERVAEHVRAQLALRTLDSQGGERAVGSARYAAAKQAEAQTRLAKERAIVEFEQVSLVRAAIDQELARVRAEALRYKQLASSNRYAPKYVAGALGAAMNAVPQNAVDGNLYAPQDGRILRGIAMPGQSVQRGEPVVLLLPEGKEAQKSFWLLAFFTQDAANALKPGQKCAITLKNDTRLEGRVYDRLDPQPLPPNALADSKDASETAARPEVYVPVRITISDGEGKQFEPGMLGKCEVMTRVFWN
- the queD gene encoding 6-carboxytetrahydropterin synthase QueD, which gives rise to MDIYVTMTFDAAHRLPAVPVGHKCGNLHGHTFVVEVYVQGEVSETNGWVVDFGDIKATAKSYVDQLDHTYLNDIEGLENPTSENIAIWLWGKLDPQIRGLSKIVVKESPTSGAVYTGK
- the queE gene encoding 7-carboxy-7-deazaguanine synthase; amino-acid sequence: MSFAVKEIFYTLQGEGFHAGRPAIFCRFSGCNLWSGREEDRKFAKCPFCDTDFLGAEKSGGEFKNAATLAQAICSFFPSYTHPGYRPYVVFTGGEPALQLTEELLQELGRCGVETGIETNGTLPLPKGLDWITVSPKAGTKLVVTSGSELKLVWPQEGISVQDFEQLDFKHFFLQPRDYAGQSQATEDAVRICQDRPLWKLSLQTHKFIGIA
- a CDS encoding YcaO-like family protein, producing MNEQLPIITLAPCPKGYTRDLDKTMSPAQTIARVRERLDSSRLDILSKTRRVDVGRLGIPVFLSVCGADARRIMPTRKQMGKGSSAEQAEASALMELMERFAFFSFWEERPHMVSATWSEAEARFGSDLLSIEAMLRSVDDTLSPQDARRVLDLTRWQFYPATRLLDGKTVWLPLDWFKLLGEFNGTSAGNSREESLLQGLSELIERHVCCRVDRNLPTTPTIDPASCAFDPVLAELLAAFEREGVRIVLKDFSQGMPLPTVAAVAWDPKTFPDSSEIVYTAGTAASPAKAAIRAVTEVAQLAGDFCTRACYEASGLSKYTALEQINWLIEGPTVSLASLPTVENSDIREELLTALRGLAPLELYAVETTHPRLGIPTHYSIVPGLHFRERDRNQSLGLFVGRKLVEEADAETVLHGLKVLESCYPGAHFLPFFEGMLALRAEDFNTARSAFAAAVPLQPDADSQALASFYLGYADTLECRWQEALPALAAAARLCPDMKEYGNLLGVAHFKTGDYVKAAEAFKAVLRVDKGSAMDLANLGLCEKFMGNAEPAREYLSAALELDASLDFARNHLAELEGQAS